One genomic window of Micrococcus flavus includes the following:
- a CDS encoding class I SAM-dependent DNA methyltransferase translates to MTPHTAPTPDAVPAPQENVWLAAVRADPEHPRRYAQRWDRFEEMGRDLDGEARLVDALAERGARILDAGCGTGRVGGRLAALGHSVAGVDLDPHLISVARERFPAQRWEVGNLAEFTLADQDGTPEAFDLIVCAGNVPTFLAEAERRPALERMRAHLAPGGRLVTGFGAGRGYPFEDFAADAEATGWRVDARFSTWQLHPPAEDFLVALLSRADG, encoded by the coding sequence ATGACCCCGCACACCGCCCCCACGCCCGACGCCGTCCCCGCCCCGCAGGAGAACGTGTGGCTCGCCGCGGTCCGGGCGGACCCGGAGCACCCCCGCCGGTACGCGCAGCGGTGGGATCGATTCGAGGAGATGGGCCGGGATCTCGACGGCGAGGCCCGCCTGGTGGACGCCCTCGCCGAGCGCGGCGCCCGCATCCTGGACGCCGGCTGCGGCACCGGCCGGGTCGGCGGCCGGCTGGCCGCGCTGGGCCACTCGGTGGCAGGCGTGGACCTGGACCCGCACCTGATCTCGGTGGCGCGCGAGCGGTTCCCGGCCCAGCGCTGGGAGGTGGGGAACCTGGCCGAGTTCACCCTCGCCGACCAGGACGGCACCCCCGAGGCGTTCGATCTGATCGTGTGCGCGGGCAACGTCCCCACGTTCCTCGCGGAGGCCGAGCGCCGACCGGCCCTGGAGCGGATGCGGGCGCACCTGGCCCCGGGCGGTCGGCTGGTCACCGGCTTCGGCGCCGGCCGCGGCTACCCGTTCGAGGACTTCGCCGCCGACGCCGAGGCCACCGGATGGCGCGTGGACGCCCGGTTCTCCACGTGGCAGCTGCACCCGCCGGCGGAGGACTTCCTGGTGGCGCTGCTCAGCCGCGCGGACG